In Desulfatirhabdium butyrativorans DSM 18734, the sequence CGACCCCGAGCATTACCCGCGGCAAGGATTTCCATGTAGAAACCCTCAATCTGCATCGTTACGAGCGCCTCGCCTTTCAGCACCAGGACAGTTATTTTTTTCTCGAGGCAGGGGTAAAATTTGCCGAAAATCTGAATATCCGGGCAAAGCAGGAAAAGGAAATCGCCTATGAGGTGATCCCCGATATTCCGGAGCAGCCCCGTGAGCCAACCCCGACAACGGCGGAAACCGCCGACGCGCCGACCGACCGGAAAGGTGAGCAAGCGCCTCCAGAGCCTGCGGGGCATACGGAGCAGCAGCCAACCCGGCTCGGCGATATTTTTTTTGATGGAAAGACTTCCTTGGCGGAAAAATTCCCGGATCTGGAACGGACACTCCAGATGCCGACCGAGCTGAACATTGATTTGCTGATGGACGTGCCCCTGGAAGTGTCCGTTGAAATCGGCAGAAAGCGCATCCAAATCCGGGATCTGCTCAAACTGCGGGAGAAATCGCTGGTGGAACTCAATGCGCTCGCAGAGGATCCGGTCAACATCCTGGTCAATAACCGATTGATCGCCAAAGGCGTCGTGATGGTGGAAGGTGGGAAGTACGGCATTAAAGTCATTGAAATTCTGAGCCGCATGGACAGAATTCGAAGCCTGCAACTGGATTGAAGCGGTTGTGAGCAGCGGCCGTTTCCCACATTGGTGCTTGAAAAGTTTGCCCAAAGGGGCTATGAAAATCGTATTCGTAGTCGAGTTGAAACAACCGCCATTTCAGAAAAGAGTACATGATGGAAACATCGACACTGGTCATAGCCACCAGAAATCCCGGAAAGTTGAAAGAAATCGAGTCGCTTCTTTCGGATTTTCCGATCCGGCTGCTTTCGTTGGACGCTTTCGGCCCCATTCCGGAATCTCCGGAAGAGGGACAGACCTTTGACGACAATGCCTATCAGAAAGCATCCTTTGTAGCGAGGGTGCTTGGACTGCCTGCGCTGGCGGATGATTCGGGGCTTGTCGTGGAAGCCTTGAACGGTCAGCCTGGGGTGCATTCCGCCCGCTTTGGCGGTGAGAACCTTACGGATACAGACCGGTGCCGTTTGTTGCTGGAAAAAATGCAGGGGGAGCCCAATCGCCGGGCCTCTTTCCAATGCGTCATTTCCATCGCCGTCCCCACTGGCGCCGCCCTGACCTATGAGGGCATATGCGAAGGGGTGATTGCGACGGAAATGATGGGTTCAGGCGGGTTCGGTTATGATCCCGTGTTTTTCTATCCACCGCTGGGCAAAACATTTGCCGAAATTTCGGCGGAGGAGAAAAACCGTATCAGCCACCGGGCGAAAGCGCTTATGGAAGTCCGGGAGGAATTTCCCAAAATATTGAAATGGATCCAACAGAACATGCCGATATGGGAAACGTTTACATGCCAGGAGGGATGCCATGATTGAGGAGTTGATTATCAAGAATCGATCTTGTCGACGATTTTATCAGAGCAAGCCCGTTCACAAGGATACCCTCATCGATCTGGTCAATCTTGCCCGCCTGTCCGCATCTGCCGCCAATCTTCAGCCACTGAAATACATTCTTTCCAATGATCCGGACAGGAATGCCGAAATATTCTCCTGCCTTGCCTGGGCCGCCTATTTAAAGGACTGGGCCGGGCCTGCTGAGGGCGAGCGACCCGCTGCCTACATGATTCTGCTTGGGGATACCGGCATTACATCCAATTTCCATTGCGACCACGGCATCGCCAGCCAGAGCATTCTGCTCGGTGCGCGGGAAAAAGGGCTTGCCGGATGTATTCTTGCGGCAGTAAACCGGGAAAAACTGCGAACCTTGCTCGCCATCCCGGATCAACTGGAAATTCTTCTGGTTCTTGCCATCGGGTATCCGAGGGAAGATATCGTCATCGATCCGGTGGGGAAAGACGGAAGCATTCGCTACTGGCGGGATGCCAACGGTGTGCACCATGTGCCCAAGCGGGATCTGCAGGAAATTATCGTAACATCCTATTTTTCATGATGGAAGATTCCCCATTGCATGATCCCAAAAAAGGCAATGCCTCCCTTTCCTCTCGCGAGCCTTCCTCCAAATTGCCCGTTGACCCCACAGTTGCCTTCTGGGTGCATCCCCCATGATTCCGCCACCTGAATTTTTCGCGATTTACGCACCGATTCCAAAGAATATCCGTTTATTGTATTCGGTGTCTGAACGGAAACCCCGTTTGGAGCACAACATGAGCCGGAGGGCAGGCTGTTTTTCGATGCAGCGGGAACTTGTCTGAAGCCGCCGGAGATCACGCCAAAGGCGTGATTGGGCCGGGCGTTTTCAAGGAGAAAGCACGATATAAACCCCTTCATTCATTAGATTCGGCTTTTCTGGAAGAATCCGGACCCGCCCGGCCTTCACGATATCGGGCGGCTGTCCTGTGTTCCGCAGGATTTCGCGCTGTATCGCAAAATTGCCTGCCCGCAGGCGACGTGCTGCTCCGAGCAGGGGGGTTCCGTTCGGGCACGATTCAGTTTGAATTTTCGTCGATCCGGCTTGGATCGCATATTTTTCATTCACTTTTTCAACCAAAGGAGAACGATATGTTTTTCAAGAACCAGGGTGTCGATATCGTCACCGAACTGGGCAACATCCGAACAGCGGAACAAGCCGATTCCCTGTTCCGTACCCGGATGGATGCCGCACAGTACAATCGCATGCAAAAGCTCAAACACCCGCAGGTGCTGCTGAAAATCGCCAACACCATTGCCATGGCCGATCCGGACCGGATCTTCGTGAATACGGGAACGGAAGAGGATCGCCAGTTCATTCGGGAACTTGCCTTGCAAACCGGGGAAGAGGCCAAGCTTGCCATGCCAGATCATACGATTCATTTCGATCTCAAGGAAGAGCAGGGACGGATCATCGATCGGACGTTTTATATCGCCAACCCGGGTGAGCATGTCAGCACACTGGCCAATCACAAGAATCGCGACGAGGCGCTGGTGGATATCCGGGAAAAAATGCAGGGCATCATGCGTGGCAAAACCCTGATCGTCGGCTGTTATGTTCGCGGGCCCGCAGGCTCTCCCGTATCGAATCCTGCCCTCGAATTGACGAGCAGCGCCTATGTTGCCCACAGTGCGGAGCTTCTGTACCGAAATCATTTTCAAGGGTTCGACGAGGAAGTTGCCCG encodes:
- a CDS encoding nitroreductase family protein, translated to MIEELIIKNRSCRRFYQSKPVHKDTLIDLVNLARLSASAANLQPLKYILSNDPDRNAEIFSCLAWAAYLKDWAGPAEGERPAAYMILLGDTGITSNFHCDHGIASQSILLGAREKGLAGCILAAVNREKLRTLLAIPDQLEILLVLAIGYPREDIVIDPVGKDGSIRYWRDANGVHHVPKRDLQEIIVTSYFS
- a CDS encoding XTP/dITP diphosphatase; this encodes MMETSTLVIATRNPGKLKEIESLLSDFPIRLLSLDAFGPIPESPEEGQTFDDNAYQKASFVARVLGLPALADDSGLVVEALNGQPGVHSARFGGENLTDTDRCRLLLEKMQGEPNRRASFQCVISIAVPTGAALTYEGICEGVIATEMMGSGGFGYDPVFFYPPLGKTFAEISAEEKNRISHRAKALMEVREEFPKILKWIQQNMPIWETFTCQEGCHD